GGAGCGAACCCATTCCGCCTGCCAAACCGCGAGCGCACTTCCTCGTGTGCCAATCTTGATCATTCCCATTTTCATTCACTTGTTAGACAGGGTCGACAGAATTTGAGGAATTCCCTGCAAGATTATGAATGGCTACAGGTGCTGCAACTCGTGGCGCTACAGCCGCTGCAAGCTGAGCCCTGTGAACTTGAGAACTCACCATCACTCTTGTGGCTTACAACAGAAAGAAGCTTTTTGACCTTCTTGCCGTTACAGTCGGGACACGTGACACTCTGATTCCCAAGAACAAGGACCTCAAAATCCTTGTCGCATTTTGCACAATGGTATTCGAAAATAGGCATACTATGGCCTCCTTGATTTCAGGTTTCAGGTCCGAGCGCTACGCTTCTCCAACCTTAATCTCTTCAATACAATGGACTCTCAAGAAACGCAGTTTACGGGCGCGAAAAGTATAGCTGCAATATAGAACGTAAGCAGGTATTTGTCCAGCCCTACTCAATGGCCGGATCTGGTGATTTCCTCAATCACGGCAGCCGCAAGCAGGGGGAACATGATCTCATGGTGACCGATAAGCGAATACCCTTTTCCGCCCTGGCTGGTGGGACGACTAACTACATTGGTTATGGGGCGGTAGTGGCGGATAAAATCCATATTGACGGCCGTAAATCGCTCCACCTTGTGTCCCATATTCCTGACCAGCGTCAGCGCTTTCAAAAAGACCTCTGGCAGGATTACTGCAGAGCCGATATTCAAATATACGCCATTTTCTAAGGCGGCAACCACAGAGGCAAAGAGCCTGAAATCGAGGTGGCTTGCCTTGCCTGCAGCCCCCGGGTCGAATCCCGGATGGATGTGAACAATGTCCGTTCCAATGGCTACATGGATGGTTGCGGGGATCTCAAGGCGTGCCGCTGTTGCAAGGATACTCTCTTTGGCAAAGGGGAGTTGCTCTTGCGTGATGGCACGCCCTACGGCCTGACCGAGCCCTAAACCATCCTTATCGGCCTTGGAGATGGCACGATTTAAGAAATCGGCTGACTCTTTTGCCATGCCAAAGGCGCCCTGTTCCAGACCCTCCAAGACTTCTTCAGAGGTTCTTCCGACCATGGCAAGCTCAAGGTCGTGGATTATACCCGCCCCGTTCATGGCAATGGCTGTGATGATGCCACGCTCCAGCATGTCCGTGACAACAGGGTTGAGGCCCACCTTAATAACATGGGCTCCCATGGCCATGACCACATGCTTGCCGGCGCTATGGGCCTTGGCAACGGCTGAAACCACATCCCTGAAATCCCTGGCGGCCAGGATGTCGGGGAGGCGTAGCAAGAAGTCCTCAAAAGTCCCTTTCGGCTTCCATCTGCGAGCAAAATCGCCCCGATCCACCTTGCTTTTCCGAGATTCGAGGGGATAAGTTTTGAGAGAAGCAAGCTCTATGGGTCTATAACGTTTCTCCATGGGTAAAGACGTTAATCCCGTTTCATGAAGCTATCGGGGAAAAGGATTCGATCCACCAGGTCGCACAGGATATGTCCGACCGTGATGTGGGTTTCCTGGATGCGCGGGGTAGCACGGGAATCAACATTTAAAGCCAGATCGCAGCAACGACCCAGCTTGCCTCCACCACATCCTGTCAAGCCCAAGGTGTAAAGGCCCACCTCCCGGGCCGTTTGCATGGCAACGAGGACGTTTCTTGAGTTGCCGCTTGTGCTGATTCCCCAGGCTATATCATCTTTTTTGCCAAGGGCCCTGATCTGCTTGGAAAAGACCTCGTCAAAAGAATAGTCATTGGAAATACTGGTCAACACAGAAGTGTCAGTGGCAAGCGCCAGTGCAGGCAAGGGCCTTCGCTCCACGACAAACCGGTTTACGAATTCCGCTGCAATGTGCTGGGCATCAGCAGCGCTGCCTCCGTTGCCAAAGATGAGAAGTTTGTGGCCGGAGGCAAAACATGTGGCCAGATGCCTGGCGGCTGCAATAAGGGAATCCAGGTTTTTTTTGACAAAGGACTCCTTTACTCGAACGCTTTCCTTCAGTGTCTGCAGTACAATCTCTTTCATGAGTCTGCTATAGCACTCTGGGCCTCGGCAATGGATTCCCCGCAATCCTCTCCAAGCTCGGAGGCCTTCTTGAATTGTTCCAGAGCTTTTTCGAATTCCCCGTTCTGAAAGTAGAGCTTGCCCAGTCTGGATCGATAAAGGCCATTGTCAGGATCAATGGCGGCGCTCTCTCTGGCCAGGACAATGGCGATTTCGATATTTTCGCCTAGAACGCCGTAAAGATGCCCAAGGGCGCTCAGGCTTTTCGCATCGGTCGGGTGATTTTTGATTGCTTTTTCATAGGCCTGGGTTGCCTCCCGGAGCATTTCTTTTTCCACGTGACACTCCCCCAGGGTTCGGAATACGCGTGCTCCTTTGGGCTTGTTCCTGGCTGCTTTTTCAAGATACTCAATGGCCGTATCAGTCTGGCCCATCTCTCGATAACACAGGCCGATTTGGCAGGCTATGTCGGGGTGGTCTCCGTCAAGGCCGTGGGCTTCAAGAAAGAGGCCCAGCGCTTTGTCATTGTTGCCTTTCCTGAGGTGGGCAAGCCCCAGGTTATAGGTGGCCATCACATCTTTCGGATCGAGGCTGGTAGCTGTCTTAAAGGCGTCAATCGCCTGATCGAACTTGCCCTGTACGCCATAACAAACGCCGAGACTGTTGTGGACATTCACGTTTTGAGTGTCCACCATAAGGGCCTTCTTAAATTCCTCAATGGCCCCATAAATGTCTCCGTATTGATAGAGCTTGTCAGCGCTGATATTCAAGCTGACGGCATCAAATGGCGTGATCGTGTTTCCTCCAAAGAACGCAGCATGATCCAGGGCCTTTTGGGCATTAGACGGAATGGATGTTCTCTCAAAGGGCCAGAAAGGGTATACGGCCAAGCCGATCGATACGGTCTCTTCTCCGCGAAGGCTGAGGCGGCGCTGGATCTGACGGGCCAGCTCTACAGCGGCTGCCTCGTCCAATTCCGGACAGAAACATGCAAAGCGCTCCTCGTCAAGGCATCCCCATTTCATAGGACAGGGCCTGGCTACATCGTCTATGATCCGTGCCAGTCTGAGGACAATACCTGACGTGACATCTTCCCCAGAGTCCTTGAGCATCTTTTCAAAATCGTCAATACGAATGACAAGGACAGCAAATTGGTCACTCTGCTTTGCAGAAGATTCAAAACGGGCAAGGAGTTCCTCACTTACAGGTAGTTGAGGAAATTCCTCTCTCAGGGCCTTTTCCCCTACAAAACGCTCTTCCACGTTACTTCTCCGCCAGGATTTTCTCAAATGTTGCAGCAATGACGGCTAGTTCTTCGTCCTGCACAGTACGCATGTCCATCACCACGAGTTCGTCTTCAATGCGGCCGATAACAGGCGGGGTTGCCTGGCGCATCATACGTTCAATCCTGTTTGCCGAGAGGCCATCTATCTTGATGCCGACGCACTTCGTAGGAAGCTCCTGGAGCGGAAGGGAACCTCCACCCACACGGGATGAGCTGTTGATGACAACGACCTTGAGTCGATTGCTCCCCAGCCTTTTCAGGCGATCCCGGAGCCGTCTTGCCTTGGCGGCAATGATCTTGGCAGGCATGGTCAGCATGGAAAGGGTGGGGATTGCGGAAACAGCCCCGGCTTCGTCCCGATAGTAGTGCAGTGTGGCTTCCAGAGCCGCCAGTGTCATCTTGTCGATCCTGAGGGCCCGATTAATCGGGTTTTTCTTGATGCGCTCAACAGCATCCTCTTTTCCTACAATGATTCCGGCCTGGGGTCCACCGAGCATTTTGTCGCCACTAAAGGTGATCACGTCAGCGCCTGCTGCAACAGTCTCCTGCACCGTGGGTTCCTTGATGAGACCGTATTTCGAGAAATCCACAAAGTTGCCGCTGCCGAGATCTTTCATGACAGGAAGATGATACTTGGCCCCCAGTGCAACCATATCCTTGAGAGGAACACTGCACGTGAACCCCACTATAGCATAATTGCTGGTATGGACCTTGAGCAACAATGCCGTGTCGTCTCGGATTGCTTCTTCATAATCAGCCAGATGGGTCCGGTTGGTCGTGCCGACCTCTACCAGTCTTGCGCCACTTCGGGCCATTACATCCGGTATGCGAAATGACCCTCCAATCTCTACGAGCTCGCCCCTTGAAACGACCACATCTTTTCCTCTTGCCAGGGTTTCAAGGGACAAAAAGACCGCTCCGGCATTGTTGTTCACCACCATGGCAGCTTCAGCGCCACTTATCTCGCACAGGATGTCCTCAACGCAGGTGTATCTTGAGCCTCTCGCCCCCTTTTCAAGATCGAATTCCAGGTTTGAATAACGGCTTGTGATTTCAGCCACGTGCCTGGCGACACTCTCCGGAAGCAAGGATCTGCCCAGGTTGGTGTGAACAACGACGCCTGTTGCATTGATGACATGCTTCAAATTGAACCCCATTGCCTTGTTTACAGTCCGCTCGGTGAGACGCAAGAGTTCACTGTCAGAAAACGATGCGTCGTCCACAGTTTCATCACACGTAAGGATCGTTGACCTTAGTTCTTCGAGGGTCTTTCGGATTGATGCCACGACCACCGATCTTGGGAGATCTCTTGCCGGGTAGGCCCTTTCCCACAGGTCAAGGACGTGATCCACACCCGGAAGTTGTCGCAACAGGGCTTGGCGTTCTTGGTTCAAAGCTCTTCTCCCTTGGGACAAGACGTCGTCTATCTTTCTGTTATCTTTGCATTCATATCACACCTGAATCCAACTTGCCACGCAAAAAAGCGGAATAGGCGCGACATGGGGGATTTTAGAAATAATCTTGATTTTTCCTGTTTCAAATTATAGACGGTTGCTTCTGCAAACGGTTATGGATATATAAAGAAGCCTACCTCGATGCACTCGCAAAAAGTCGTCACCCCGGCGAAAGCCGGGGTCCAGGTCAGTCATAAGTTTCTGATCCGCCTCCGGCGGACTGGATTCCGGCTTTCGTCGTTCGACCCTGAGGCTCTCGACGGGCCGGAATGACAAAAAAGGACGTTTTTTGACTTTTTACGAAACCATCAAGCTTGTTCAGGCACTATTTTGAAGTCATGAGGTCGTGCAGTGAACATATGATCGATCTGAGTGTCATAATCGCATATTTTTCGGTCATGCTCTTTGTGGGCTGGCGCAGCCGGCGTCAATCTGCAGAGTCTTACTGGGTTGCTGAACGCAGATATCGGACAGGCCCGGTGACTGCCTCGCTGGTGGCAACTATCTTTGGGGCATCTTCCAGCATGGGCATCATTGGCCTTGGCTATTCCCGCGGTTTGACCGGCGCCTGGTGGTCATTGATCGGAGGCATTGCCCTGATTCCGTTTGGCTTGCTTCTGGCAGGCCGTGTTCGGGCCCTCAAGGTGTATACCCTTCCGGACATCCTCAAGAAAGCCTATGGTGAAAGGGTTGCCATCCCTGCAGGCATAGTGATTGCCGTAGCCTGGTGCGGGGTCATAGCCGCGCAGCTCATCGCCGGCGGGCGGATTTTGAGCGGTATTTTCTCCATCGAATTTCAGTATGCTCTGGCTGTAGTCGCCGTTGTTTTTGTCTTGTACACCTTTTGGGGAGGTCAAGTTTCAGTCATCAGGACCGACTCGTGGCAACTCTTTCTTTTTGCTGGAGGGCTTCTGGTTTCGTTGGGGTTTCTGTTTTCATATCGGGCTACGGGATTGCCTTTGTGGGAAAACGTCCCCCGACAACACCTCCGGTTTCCGGTCTCAACTGGCTTTGGCTGGTATGACGTGCTGGTTTTTTATCCTCTTGTTGTAGGCCTTCCCTACCTAGTGGGGCCGGATATCTATTCCCGGGTGT
This DNA window, taken from Deltaproteobacteria bacterium, encodes the following:
- a CDS encoding tetratricopeptide repeat protein, which encodes MEERFVGEKALREEFPQLPVSEELLARFESSAKQSDQFAVLVIRIDDFEKMLKDSGEDVTSGIVLRLARIIDDVARPCPMKWGCLDEERFACFCPELDEAAAVELARQIQRRLSLRGEETVSIGLAVYPFWPFERTSIPSNAQKALDHAAFFGGNTITPFDAVSLNISADKLYQYGDIYGAIEEFKKALMVDTQNVNVHNSLGVCYGVQGKFDQAIDAFKTATSLDPKDVMATYNLGLAHLRKGNNDKALGLFLEAHGLDGDHPDIACQIGLCYREMGQTDTAIEYLEKAARNKPKGARVFRTLGECHVEKEMLREATQAYEKAIKNHPTDAKSLSALGHLYGVLGENIEIAIVLARESAAIDPDNGLYRSRLGKLYFQNGEFEKALEQFKKASELGEDCGESIAEAQSAIADS
- a CDS encoding L-seryl-tRNA(Sec) selenium transferase, whose amino-acid sequence is MNQERQALLRQLPGVDHVLDLWERAYPARDLPRSVVVASIRKTLEELRSTILTCDETVDDASFSDSELLRLTERTVNKAMGFNLKHVINATGVVVHTNLGRSLLPESVARHVAEITSRYSNLEFDLEKGARGSRYTCVEDILCEISGAEAAMVVNNNAGAVFLSLETLARGKDVVVSRGELVEIGGSFRIPDVMARSGARLVEVGTTNRTHLADYEEAIRDDTALLLKVHTSNYAIVGFTCSVPLKDMVALGAKYHLPVMKDLGSGNFVDFSKYGLIKEPTVQETVAAGADVITFSGDKMLGGPQAGIIVGKEDAVERIKKNPINRALRIDKMTLAALEATLHYYRDEAGAVSAIPTLSMLTMPAKIIAAKARRLRDRLKRLGSNRLKVVVINSSSRVGGGSLPLQELPTKCVGIKIDGLSANRIERMMRQATPPVIGRIEDELVVMDMRTVQDEELAVIAATFEKILAEK
- a CDS encoding sodium:solute symporter family protein; translated protein: MIDLSVIIAYFSVMLFVGWRSRRQSAESYWVAERRYRTGPVTASLVATIFGASSSMGIIGLGYSRGLTGAWWSLIGGIALIPFGLLLAGRVRALKVYTLPDILKKAYGERVAIPAGIVIAVAWCGVIAAQLIAGGRILSGIFSIEFQYALAVVAVVFVLYTFWGGQVSVIRTDSWQLFLFAGGLLVSLGFLFSYRATGLPLWENVPRQHLRFPVSTGFGWYDVLVFYPLVVGLPYLVGPDIYSRVLCAKDDLVARRSAMLAAAVVIPLSFILAFFGLLVKANFPGIVPEAALPKALSAVIPAGLKGLIVAGFLGAIMSSADTCLISASTILSLNVVGPFRRVSEREQLKVTRAVLVAVGCAAWLIASLQQGIISSLLLGYTVFVGGIVFPTLASFCQRQFKITSNGALWAIVVGGGAAIMGKIHGGAPMKAILSASGEEFLQLIMGPQYLSILPIVLCLVVMIGVSRITRSTQVDRLKVEG
- a CDS encoding zinc ribbon domain-containing protein, which codes for MPIFEYHCAKCDKDFEVLVLGNQSVTCPDCNGKKVKKLLSVVSHKSDGEFSSSQGSACSGCSATSCSTCSHS
- a CDS encoding D-sedoheptulose 7-phosphate isomerase, which gives rise to MKEIVLQTLKESVRVKESFVKKNLDSLIAAARHLATCFASGHKLLIFGNGGSAADAQHIAAEFVNRFVVERRPLPALALATDTSVLTSISNDYSFDEVFSKQIRALGKKDDIAWGISTSGNSRNVLVAMQTAREVGLYTLGLTGCGGGKLGRCCDLALNVDSRATPRIQETHITVGHILCDLVDRILFPDSFMKRD